In Leucoraja erinacea ecotype New England chromosome 28, Leri_hhj_1, whole genome shotgun sequence, the following are encoded in one genomic region:
- the LOC129710770 gene encoding fibrinogen-like protein 1-like protein — translation MEQGNYFCIHLLLLLIVVGTESAKIPRDCTEVISQNRRAVTGLYAIQPTGSPLLVVNCIMKGKSGWTVIQSNSRASKIIWTVGWIIYKYGFGDVLTDHWLGNEYIYLMTKQKAYKLRIEFIDKRRHTFYAEYDTFQIDSESGRYTIRLGPFRGNVADRMTEARAGHIIDKQKFSTQDCDYDNARGNCATSHGGWWYDNCGLSRLNDKYPYWYGITVQTVKMMILPKY, via the exons ATGGAGCAAGGAAACTACTTCTGCATACATCTCTTACTCTTACTTATAGTGGTGGGCACTGAATCGGCAAAAA TTCCACGTGACTGCACAGAGGTCATTTCTCAAAACCGAAGAGCTGTTACGGGgctttatgccattcagcccacaggATCCCCTCTTCTTGTGGTCAACTGTATCATGAAAGGCAAAAGTGGCTGGACTGTGATTCAAAGCAACAGCAGGGCTAGCAAAATCATCTGGACAGTTGGTTGGATCATTTACAAATACGGCTTTGGTGATGTGTTGACCGATCATTGGCTGGGTAATGAGTACATCTATTTAATGACAAAGCAGAAGGCATATAAGCTGAGAATAGAATTCATAGACAAACGCAGACATACCTTTTATGCAGAATATGACACTTTTCAAATTGACTCTGAGAGTGGTCGCTACACTATCAGACTTGGTCCATTCCGAGGAAATGTTGCTGACCGTATGACCGAGGCACGAGCTGGTCACATAATTGATAAACAGAAATTTAGTACACAGGATTGTGATTATGATAACGCTAGGGGTAATTGTGCAACTAGTCATGGAGGATGGTGGTATGATAACTGTGGACTATCAAGACTTAACGACAAGTACCCATATTGGTATGGAATAACTGTCCAGACTGTCAAGATGATGATACTACCAAAATATTAA